In Candidatus Acidiferrales bacterium, the DNA window GGCCTCCACGGGCGGCGCGGAAGTAGTTGGGGGCTTAGTGTTATCCCTTGTCTTGCGAGAGCTGCTGATACAATTGGCTGGCCGATTTGCTCGGTAGCCCCTCGGCATGCCGGCGCACCGCGATCATTTCCGCCACAATGCTCACCGCAATCTCTTCCGGGGTGAGCGCGCCAATCTCCAATCCCACCGGCGCGTGCACCTCGGCAAAACGCTCGGAAGAGACACCTTCTTTTTCGAGCGCCCTGAAGACGGAAATCACCTTCCGCTTGCTCCCGATCATCCCGATGTAGCGATTGGGCACGCCCGCCGCCCAACGCATCACCCGCATGTCGTCCTTGTGGCCGCGCGTTACGATCAGGATGAAACACGACTCGTTGGTCTGGATGCGCGAGCACGCCGTGTCAAAATCCTCGGCGATCACATCGCTTGCTTCCGGGAAACGCTCCCGGTTGGCAAATGCCGGACGGTCGTCCACGATCACCGTGGAAAAGCCGGCAAGCGTCGCCACCTTCGAAAGGCTCAGGGAAATGTGCCCGGCGCCAAAAATGTAACAAAAAGCTTGAGGAAGGATCGGCTCGAGGAAGATCTCGACCGTGCCGCCGCAGATCAGCCCGTGGTCATAACTGGCCTCGTTGTTCAGGTGAAAGGTGAGCTTGCGCGGCCGTTCCTCGCGCATCACTTCCTGAGCCGCCGCCCAGACTTCCGCTTCCACGCACCCGCCCCCCACCGTCCCCACAATCGAGCCGTCGTCGCGGATCAGCAGCCGCGAGGTCTCGTAGCTCGGAATCGAGCCTTCCGTGTGGACGATGGTCGCCAGCGCTGCCTTGCGCCCCGACCGCCGCAGGCGAACAATTTCCTCAAAAACATCACCCGAAGCCATGATGCCAACTAGAGTAATTCCGCCCAGGGTCGTTGTCAATCACGCACAGGGTAGTGTAGCCGCAAAGTGAGAATGTCCTGGTTGTGCAAAGTAGAAATGTCCTCTTTCATCGGAGCCGGGAGGCGAGAGGAAAGAGGAGCCGATCACCTTGAGCCAGCCGGAGCGCGTTCACTCTGCTTGCCCTGCCTGCCCTGAGTCTTCGACCTCTTCGAGCCTGAGCTCTCAGAGCGAAGGCCTGAGGTCTCAGACCGATGGTCGAAGCCGAAGGGAACGAAGTGAAGGGAACGGGTTCACCGTGCCTGCCCTGAGCGGATGCGAAGGGAACGAGTGCTGTCGCCGCGGCGACCTGTCTCCTTTCGGTAAGAGTTGAGTCTTGCGAAAAACGCAAATCCTACCTGTGGTGAGCTTGTCGAACCACCACCGGAGACCGCCTGCCCCGCCAACGGCGGGGCCTGAGCGCCCTTTTTGTTGGTGAGGATTACGGTTGGGCTACGCACTCCCTTTACCCTCAGCCAGCCGCGGCGGCTGGCCAGGAGTAGTGTCCGTGGAGCGAGAGAAAATTCGCGCTTTTCGAGCATGGGCTTCGGGCGGGGGCCCGGGTCGAAAGGGGCCAGGGACGCGGACGATGACGGTGAGCGGGGGGTGTCGGAGTCCAGGGGGTGAGAAGGAGTATTTCTGCTGCATCGCCTGCCAGTAGCGGAAGTCGGTGCGGGCTTTCTCCAAGCCTATCTTGTCGAGCAGCCAGGCCGAGTGAGCGGCAACCAATTCCCAGGCGTGGCGATAGCAGGCGCAGAAAGCGGGGTTGCGCTTGCAA includes these proteins:
- a CDS encoding XdhC/CoxI family protein translates to MASGDVFEEIVRLRRSGRKAALATIVHTEGSIPSYETSRLLIRDDGSIVGTVGGGCVEAEVWAAAQEVMREERPRKLTFHLNNEASYDHGLICGGTVEIFLEPILPQAFCYIFGAGHISLSLSKVATLAGFSTVIVDDRPAFANRERFPEASDVIAEDFDTACSRIQTNESCFILIVTRGHKDDMRVMRWAAGVPNRYIGMIGSKRKVISVFRALEKEGVSSERFAEVHAPVGLEIGALTPEEIAVSIVAEMIAVRRHAEGLPSKSASQLYQQLSQDKG